The Bemisia tabaci chromosome 8, PGI_BMITA_v3 genome has a segment encoding these proteins:
- the LOC109040654 gene encoding uncharacterized protein, with protein MTLKIVLMTALTIAMVNMAGLHALAFHPDFRHGEVENLKTKFMNDDDDSMAKAFEYSEWNSNVGDKDGSSEYILNTMNDAQGETGGNLHADGVESMDLIRRLNGQKYPPAPTRPLRPTPTPPKPPTSPKPPTSPKPPTSPKPPTSPHHQRDQRNHHNQRNQHNQHNQHNQHNQYNQHGQHAHHAQRDQRAQHDQRAQRAQRAQRPHRPQHLLHPRHLLHPRHLHHPRHLHHPQHLHHPRHLHHPRHLHHPRHLHHPRHLHHPLHLHHLHPPQPLSSHLTSPTHKWTSVFTSPTSP; from the coding sequence ATGACGCTCAAAATCGTGCTAATGACTGCACTCACGATTGCGATGGTCAACATGGCGGGCTTACATGCACTTGCATTTCATCCCGATTTCCGTCATGGCGAAGTTGAAAACTTGAAGACAAAGTTCATGAACGATGATGACGATTCTATGGCGAAGGCATTCGAGTACTCGGAATGGAATTCGAACGTCGGGGACAAGGATGGCAGTTCGGAATATATCCTAAACACAATGAACGACGCACAAGGCGAAACTGGCGGCAACCTTCACGCTGACGGTGTGGAATCCATGGACCTCATCCGACGTTTGAACGGCCAGAAGTATCCACCAGCCCCAACGCGTCCACTTCGTCCAACACCAACACCACCAAAACCACCAACATCACCAAAACCACCAACATCACCAAAACCACCAACATCACCAAAACCACCAACATCACCACACCACCAACGCGACCAACGCAACCATCACAACCAACGCAACCAACACAACCAACACAACCAACACAACCAACACAACCAATACAACCAACACGGCCAACACGCCCACCACGCCCAACGCGACCAACGCGCCCAACACGACCAACGCGCCCAACGCGCCCAACGCGCCCAACGACCCCACCGCCCCCAACATCTCCTCCATCCCCGACATCTCCTCCATCCCCGACATCTCCACCATCCCCGACATCTCCACCATCCCCAACATCTCCACCATCCCCGACATCTCCACCATCCCCGACATCTCCACCATCCCCGACATCTCCACCATCCCCGACATCTCCACCATCCCCTACATCTCCATCACCTCCATCCCCCTCAACCCTTATCATCCCATTTAACTTCCCCAACCCATAAATGGACCTCAGTATTCACGTCACCTACCAGCCCTTGA